Proteins from a single region of Halobacteriovoraceae bacterium:
- the tnpA gene encoding IS200/IS605 family transposase: MRHGRHCTFLLHAHLVFVTKYRRVCFTSRVLDHLKEVFNSVCSDFEAELVEFEGEGDHVHLLVNYPPKVTLSKLVGSLKGVSSRYIRESNYPEIRKKLWGNALWSPSYFAGSCGGAPLEVIKQYIEQQDRPH, translated from the coding sequence ATCAGACATGGCAGACACTGCACCTTTCTGCTTCATGCACACTTAGTCTTTGTAACAAAATATAGGCGAGTTTGCTTTACATCGCGAGTATTAGATCACCTCAAAGAAGTTTTTAATTCCGTATGCTCTGATTTTGAAGCGGAGTTGGTTGAATTTGAAGGAGAAGGCGATCACGTTCATCTTCTGGTAAATTACCCGCCAAAAGTGACGCTTTCAAAACTTGTGGGATCTTTAAAGGGGGTTTCATCAAGATATATTCGAGAATCAAATTATCCTGAAATTAGAAAAAAACTATGGGGAAATGCTCTTTGGTCACCTAGTTATTTTGCAGGAAGTTGTGGAGGGGCGCCACTGGAAGTCATCAAGCAATATATAGAGCAGCAAGACAGACCTCATTAA